GAAACTCTGTCATGACCCAATCGACAAGCATTTTTCGATCAGATTCATTTGATACATCACATGTCTTAACATGTAATTGCGGAAATTTCCCCTTTGCTTCCATTAACTTTTCTTCTCGTCGGCCAACAACAATTACTTCATTACCTCTTTTTAAAAATCGCTCAGCGAAGGCTAAGCCGATCCCTGAAGCACCACCAGTAATTAAAATCGTATTTCCCGTTACTTTCATGTTATACTCGTCCTTTGTTATAGGCTTTGTTGGAATTGTCTGTTGATTTCCGCTCCAGGCACGTTCGGTTCGTGGGTGTTTCGGCGAGCCTCCTCGAATCTACACCGCACAACGAATCTACATCGCACGAAGGAAATGCGATAGCATTTTCGAGGATCTTCGTGCCTTCCGCTCCAATCAACAGAACGTATAAATCAACACTGTTCATGAACATAGCCTTGTTATAAAATCGGTATTATGCTCCATTATAGTAAACCAAACCATTCTTTTTAATACGCTTTTTTGTAATTAAAATAGGAAGTTCGTGACTATTTTCGATCGCTTTTACAAATGATAATAATGATGTTCCTTAGTGAATATCATCGTTTCAAATCCTATGATGAGGTGATTTTTGATGAGCTACAGAGATCATTTAGATCAACACTCAGAGCTTTTCCATCACACAAACACTAGGCCGAAACGCCAAAAATCACAGGTGAATGGAGAAACTCAATTAACTCAAAACGCGATCATCTTAAGGAGTAATGCCAAAGCACACCGCTGGTAAGTGTAATGGCACCGAAACGAATGATGGAATCGTATTGCGATCCCCATCAGAAGAAGGCTGACTCAACACAAACGAGTCAGTCTTTTTCTTTAGAAAATTACTATTGAAAATGCATGTACAGAAGGATATCATAAAATCTAATTAATGTATTAGAAATGGGAGTGGAATGAGAATATGTACGAAGCTTTCACAATAAGAGATGCAAACATGAGTGATTTACCAATCATCGTTGATATATATAATTCAACTATTTCTGGCAGAATGGTTACCGCTGACCTTGAGCCGGTTTCGATCGAAAGCCGAATACAATGGTTTCACGAACACTCCCCTTCCTTTCGTCCACTTTGGGTTGTGGAAAATCAAGGGACTATTTGTGGGTGGGTAAGCTTTCAATCGTTTTATGGCAGGCCTGCATACAATGCAACTGCCGAGGTCAGTATTTATATCCACCAGGATTTTCGTGGAAAGAAACTCGGCAAATATTTAATCCAAAAAGCCATTGATGCATGTCCATCCCTCGGAATTAAAACACTGCTTGGTTTTATCTTCGGACATAATGAACCCAGCATTAAACTTTTTAACAGCTTTGGTTTTGAAAAATGGGCTCATCTCCCAAACGTTGCAGAATTAGACGGAATGGAAAGAGATTTGATTATACTTGGCAAAAGAATTAACTAATATAGGAGATGAAGAACATGAGTGTACATAAAGCAATTACAGAACATGTAAATAAGCAAAACCATAAGATTAACCAATTTCTGCTGCTTGATCAGCAAAGAGAACTGTATATCGATGAAGCATTATTATTATGTAAACAGGGAAAAGAGTTTACTACCGATAAAATTAACGAGGTAACCAATCAAATCAATATATTAGCAAAACAAGGAATCATCCCCTTTCGAAAGCTAGTAACTAACGAAATGGTCAAAGAATATGCACTAAGGTCCTAAACTATCAAAAAACAGAGGAGCGCTACCCAGTCGCTCCTCTGTTTTTTTCCAGTATTGCAATATTCCAAAATAAAGCTTTTTTTAGTAATATATACAATAGTAATATATTACTCATTCTAGGAGATCATGTTTTCCTTGAAAGAACTGGAGATTTCCATGCAGAAACAAAAGCTTAAACTTGTCCTTTACTATTTCATAGGTAGTTTAATTTGGATTTATGGTTCAAATTATCTTATTGAAAAGTTTGTTCCGACATCATTAATTTGGATCGTTGAAAGATCAAAAGAGGTTCTTTATTTACTTATTACTGGAAGCTTTATATATTTCTTTATTAACAAAAACAATGAACTGAACGAATCCAGGGAAGACCAAAAGCGTTTATCTACCTTAATTAACTCAATGGTTGATTTTGTAAACTTTAAGGATGGCGAAGGCCGCTGGATAGAAGCAAATGATTTTGGCTTGCAGCTATTCCAACTTGAACATGTAGATTATCGCGGGAAAAAGGATTCCGAGTTAGCCGAGTATTCAGACTTTTATGCAGACGCTCTAAGATACTGTGAAATTTCAGACGAAGAAGCATGGGAAAACGGTGAAATTACTCGTATTGAAGAAGTGCTGCCCGTCCCAGACGGTTCAACTAAAACATTTGATACCATTAAGGTTCCCCTCTTTAATTCAGATGGAAGCCGACAAGGCTTGGTCATTATTGGCCGTGATATTACAGAAAGAAAGAAGATGGCTAGGGAATTGGTGCTAAGCCAACAGCAATACCAGTCATTATTTGAATACAGTCCTGATATTGTTTATTTGATGGATATAGAGGGAAATATTACGAATTTAAATCCAATTTTCGAAAAGATAACCGGGTATAAACGGGAACGAGCCATCGGGAGGAACTCCATTACATTATTACCTGAAAAATACCGAAAGTATATGAAAAATTTTATATCCTCTGTAGTTGATGAAGTGAAACCCGTGATGTACGAAGTTGAGGTTCCACATGCCAACGGTGAAATGATTATCCTACAATGCACCTCCCTGCCTATTAATATTGATGGAGTTATTACAGGTATTATTGGCTATGGACGAGATGTAACTGCTCTAAGAAAAACCGAAGAACGGTTAAGGAGAACTGAAAAACTATCTGTCGTTGGTGAATTATCCGCCAGCGTTGCCCATGAAATTAGGAATCCACTGACATCATTAAAAGGCTTTGTTCAACTTTTACAAATGGAAGATAATAATTATCAAAATTACTATCAAATCATGTTAGACGAACTTGACCGCATCAATCATATTGTCGGTGAACTTTTGCTTTTGGCAAAGCCACAGGCTCTTAAGATAACAAATGCTGATATTCATAAACTTTTAAATGATGTGATTTCTTTATTAAGTACGGAAGCGAGTATGTATAATATTCGAATTCAATCTCATTATCCAAAAGAACCTCTTTTCATAGAGTGTGAGCCAAACCAATTAAAGCAATTGTTTATTAATATTATTAAAAATGCAATAGAAGCGTCACCACAGGGAGAAGTGGTGTCCATTGGACTCGAAAAAATAGAAGATAAGATCCTCATTACGGTCAAGGACAGTGGCTGCGGCATCTCAAAAGAACGGTTAGAAAAACTCGGGGAACCTTTTTATTCATCCAAGGAAAAAGGGACAGGTTTAGGATTAACAGTTAGCTATAAGATTGTTCAATCACATAAAGGAACCATTCATTTTGATAGTCAGAAAAATACCGGCACAACTGTAAGCGTGCTTCTTCCAATAGAACAATAATAATGAAAGACTGCCAAACATTTTCCATAGGCAGTCTTTCTTATTGTTGGGTTTTCTTTTTCCGATTACGAAAAAATGCAATAACGAGAAGCATGCTTGGAATGATAATTTGGAACGGCCAATGTAAAAAAATAGGCACAATTTGAAGGCCTTCCTTAATATGTTCAGCATAGTTTGAAGCAATTGTTACAGAAGCAAATAGGACAAAGGCTCCAAGTGGTAAACTTAGCACTCGTAGGTTATCAAATTTAAAGATATCTGCTGTCCCCGCAACTCCTGCGTAGAAAAATATCGTAATTTTAAAGAAACCTCCAACGATCAAATAAAGCATAAAAAACACATCAAGTCTTTCAATAAATTCAGCTATACGTATTTTGCTAATGGTTGTTAACAAGGGGAAATTAGCTCTTACAAAAAGCTCCGTTCCAAGTGCGGCAATATTAATTATCGCTGTAATTGTAATATTGATTCCACTTAATATCATCCCACCCATACAAACAAGTTTTACCTTTTTCGAATCATTAATGTAAGGAAGTAACATCGTAAATACGACCATTTCTCCAAATGGGAATGTGAGCGTTTCCCCAAGAAATGTCTTTAGAATGGGCTTAAATCCATTTTCTAGAATGGGTCTAAGGTTCTCTAAATGAATTAATCCAGAAAACATAACAAGCATAAATCCAACAACTGCCATAAAATATATAACCATAAAAAACAGTTCGCCTACTCTAGCGATTACTTCAAACCCCTTATGTATAGCATAAATAATGGTTACAATCATTAGGCAATTGATTACAATTAGAGGTGTATTGGTATAAATAGTAGACGTTAGCAGTTCGCCAAAGTCGCGCAGTACTCTCGATGCACAATAAAGGAAATAGATAATATAGAGAAAGCCAATTCCTTTACCAATCCATTTCCCTGCAATTTTTTGTACATAGCTGGTTAGAGGGAGATCTTGATAGTAGAGAAATAATCGATAGTAAATAAGGAACAGACCTAATCCACCAGCTAAGCCAAACAAAATAGTAATCCATGCATCTTGTTTCGCTTGCGCTCCAAGACCGACCAGGATGGCACTCCCCATTTCAAACAGAACGATAAGCACAAATAATTGTGAGGCCTTTATTTTTGCCTTTTCCATAGGATCTCCCCCCTTTCAATAGAGCTATTTCTGCATATTCGACCAGAACGGTTTTGTGCGGATTCCCTGCCTGCGAATATAAGAATCTACATGGACTTTTACTTGTAAATTTGCAAATTCTTCATCCCAGTTACCTTGTAATTTTTTCCACAACTTAGGATTTGCAATATGAACCTTTTCTCCAAAGCCCAGAATATCCGTTTTTAACTTTTGAGCTTCCTTTATGGATGCATAAATTTCCTTTGTTATTTCCTTTTCAACTAACTTCTCTATTTTATAAATTACTTCGGGGTTATCTAAATCTACCGCTGTATTTGCCTCGCTGATCCATCCTTCATTTTCAATTTTCACATGGATAATCGGTTTTTCACTGACGATGCGAACGGAAACTTTCGTTTTCGAGCGAATGGGGGCAATAACGAGTGCATTTTTCTTTCCCTCCCACGGCACATTTATGTCCGTGCTTTTTACTTTATCTAAAATCCACATAATACCTCTAGCTTTTTCATGGTTGATCCAGCCTTTCAATTTTCCCTTATTAAAAACAGCCAAACCATCCGCCTGTAGAAAGGCATCGGTAGTTGTTTTTTGGATATTTTCCGCCTTTCTTGCCATTGCCTTCTCACCAGTAAGTCGATACCCATTTGCAATGGGCTGTTTGCCTTTACTAAGTAACCCAGAAAGAAAATCATCAATATTGTAGCTTGAATTTTCACCTAACATTGCTTCCGATGCCTTAAGTTGTTTCGTAATTTTAGTAACTGGAAGTCGATCTAAAATAGTTAAAGTCGTTACAATATCTTCTGCCTTCGACCCTCTAGCAATAACTAATTCAGTTGTTGTACGGAATTCAGGGTCCCTATCTAACGCATCCAACACATAAAGCAGACTTTCTTTTGCTACTGCTTCACTAATCACCACTACATTGGTGTGGGCATAATAAAGCCGTCTGGATACCTTTTTGGTCGCATTTCTGGCAGCTTCAGTTATCGTATCTCCAGAACTTCGATAAACAGCGATAGGTAGACCCTGCCCACCTCCTGTTTGACCAGCTGAAATATTAGCAGGATTAACAAGTTGGAATGACACGTCAAACCTTTGATGTTTACCTTTGTCAATCCCCATTGCCATTACAAAAGCCAGATCGGTCAATTCTTTTTGATTCCAGCAACCACTAAGAAAGGGAATAATCATGCAAATTACTATAAGGGAGACTAATGTTTTTTTCATGACTCCTCACCTTTATTTGCTTGATCCTGTTGTTCATGTGGTTGCGGCGGACTTGGCTTTTGATTTTCCCCCGTCCGAACGACATTTCCTTGACTAATAAATTGTGGCCTGTTTTTAAACGCCCATATAGGAAAACGAAGAAACACGTCTTGCTGATTACGTATGCTAAATGGCGCGATAGGCATCATGTAAGGAACGCCAAACGAACGGAGCGAACATAAATGTATGGCCATAAACATAAGCCCAAGCATCATTCCGTAAAAACCTAAAATCGTTGCTAATCCCATTAGCACAAATCGAAGCAATCTTGCTGCAACCGCCATCGCAAAGATAGGGGTTGAAAAATTGGCAATGGCTGTGATTGATACCACGATGACCATAACTGGTGATACGAAACCTGCTTGAACAGCTGCCTGTCCGATTACAAGAGCTCCAACAATAGAAACGGCCTGACCTACCGCACGCGGCAGTCTTAGACCTGCCTCTCTTAGAATTTCGAAAGTTACTTCCATAATTAAAGCTTCTACAAACGCCGGAAAAGGGACATTTTCCCTTTGAGAAGCAATCGCGATTGCCATTGTAGTTGGAATCATTTCTTGATGGAAAGTTGTAGCTGCAATATATGTTGCTGGTCCAACCAATGCAATTAAAAATGCCAGTATTCTTAATAACCGAATGCCTGTAGAGATATCAAACCGTGAATAATAGTCATCTGGCGCCTGAAAGAACTGAATAAATATGGCTGGTGCAGTTAATACGAATGGCGTTCCATCAATTACAATGGCAATCCGCCCTTCAAGCAAATGTGAAGACACTACATCTGGCCTTTCCGTATGAAAGGTGGTTGGAAAGGTGGTCCAAGTCTGATCTTCAATTAATTGTTCAATATAGCCTGAGGCGATGATGCCGTCAATATCAATCCGTTTTAATCGTTCCTTAATTTCTTTTATAATTTTCTCGTTCGCAATTCCTTTAATATACATAATTGCAATGTCTGTTTGCGTCACTGTACCGATTTTCATCGATTCCATCCATAAATTAGGGCTTTTAATCCTTCTTCGTATTAAAGCTGTATTAGTCCGAAGTGTTTCAGTGAACGAATCCTTCGGTCCTCGAATTGCGAGTTGAGTGGATGGTTCCGATACTGCCCGTTTTTCCCACCCTTTCGTCTCCGCACTGACCGCCTGATTATGCCCTTCTAAAAAAATGACCGTATTCCCAGATAGCAGATTATCATAGACCTGGTTCCAATTTTCGACTGTTAAAATACTGCCTAAAGCAACAGCTTTATCTATGACATATTGAAAAATATCAATACGTTCAAGTGGGAGTACACTTTCCATAAATGATTCTAAAATAAAGTCACTAATGGCATTACTGTCTGCTAATCCATCAACATAAACCAATGCCCCTTTATAGGTGCCTATTTTAAATTCACGAATAATAATATCAGCGCTTTTTCCGAACTCTTCTTTTATCCGTGAAATATTATCTTTATATTCCCTATGTAACGGCAAATCCTCTGGTTTAAGTGGATCTTCCTGCTGTCTATAATTATCATTCTGTCTCTTTTTTTGCTTCTTCTTCAACATACTTGACAAGATTGACACGAGCCACCACCTCACCATAACAATTCATAATGGTTATTTTCCCCACCATGCACTCTACTATCCATTTCTTCCAAAAAAACATTATTCTGGATATGCATAAGCTTTGTTTAAAGAACAAAAATATATGTAATGGAGATTGAAGGTGAAACTGTTGAAACAATTACTAGTCTCATTCCTCATTGCAGGTGGTTTGATGGGTATGATTAGCTTTTTAGACGTATTATTAGGAACAGAGCCTCGAAAATTGATTTGGAAGGCTATTAACCCCTTTAAAGTAATGGAAGCTGCCGAGTACATGATTGATCGCTTTTTTTAGTATTGCTTTTATGATTAAATCATTTCGTTACTATCTCAAAAAGAAAAAACAAAGTAGTCAGCCACAAAGTGAACCGCCTTCAAATTAAATGATGTTCAATTTAAAATGAAAAGAGCTCAAATTCTACATTGAGCTCTTTTCGTTATTTGCATCTTGTATGTCAGTTGGCTGTTTCTTTTTAAAAATGAATATGATGGTTTTTAGTTTTTTCCAAAGGCTAATCCTTCGATTTTTCCATTTAGCCTTTCTTTCAATGTTAGGTCCGTAAACATATCGATTCCAAAAATAATAGATTAATTCTTCAACAACAAGTAAAAGTACAATAAACAAAATAAAGACTGTGACCCAATATGACATGTAAGGGACCCCCTTTTCACCCAGAATAGTTCATCCTATTCAAAAATTTAAAAAAGGATTCTACTAAATTGTTAATTTATTTCCATTTTAACAAACCAATACCAATTTGTAGACATTTTAGTAAAAAATGTAGTATTTTTATTTTGAGTCACGAAATTTTCTAAGGGGGAAAGTACATGGAATATCGGCGATTAGGAAATACCGGTTTAAAGGTTAGTGAAATTAGTTTAGGAAGCTGGCTTACATATGGAGGCTATGTCGAAGAGCAAAATGCAGCTGCATCAATTGACAAAGCCTACGATTTAGGAATTAACTTTTTTGATACAGCCAATGTATATATGCGTGGAGAAGCTGAAGTTGTAGTAGGTAAAGCATTAAAGAAGTATGTTCGTGATTCATATGTTCTTGCTACTAAAGTATTTTGGCCAATGGGCGATGGTCCGAATGATCGTGGACTTTCTCGTAAGCATGTCATTGAACAATGTAACGCGAGTTTAAAGCGACTCAATACAGACTATGTTGATATTTATTATTGCCACCGCTTTGATCCAGAAACACCACTAGAAGAAACATTACGCGCGATGGATGACCTAGTTCGCCAAGGAAAGGTGTTGTATTTAGGTGTCAGTGAGTGGACTGCAGAGCAAATAACAGAGGCAGTTCATCTCGCAGATAAAAAACTTCTTGACCGTATTGTTGTAAATCAGCCTCAATACAGCATGTTGCAGCGTTATATTGAAAAAGAAGTCCTTCCTGTAAGTGAAAAGCATGGAATTGGGCAGGTTGTCTGGTCTCCGCTAGCGCAGGGTGTATTAACTGGAAAATATAAAAAAGGTGAAAAGGCCCCTGCAGGAAGTCGAGCAGCACAGGAAAAATATAATGGTCTTTTCGGTTTATTAACGGATGAGAACCTTGATAAGGTAGAGCTATTAAAAGAGGTAGCCGCTGATAACAATCTAACGCTAGCCAATTTGGCTCTTGCATGGATCCTTAGACAGGAAAACGTGGCAAGTGCACTTGTAGGTGCAAGCCGTCCGGAGCAGATCGAAGAAAATGTAAAAGCATCTGGTGTGAAATTAAATGTAGAAACGCTTGCATGGATTGAGGATATTTTACGATAAAAGGAAATGCCCAAAGACTATTTGTCCATGGGCATTTTTTACGGTTATTACAATTCCGTTATTTCAATCTCAAGCCAACGAGTCATTTTATCTAATAACTTCTTTTCGCCATAAACAGGTGTATAGCTATAAAACCGACTCAATCTTAAGTTTTCAAAACCTTCTAATTCATCAATGGTTTTCTCAATTAATTTTTTTTGGTTTTCCGTTACAGCATCACCTGTTTTTTTAGCTGGTAACGTTAAAATAATTTTTCCATTTTTCAATTGTTCTTTAGAGATGCCTTTGTCGGCAAGTCTATTCAATTTATAATTAATTCTCCATAGAGGAATGCCATCTATTTTTTTGAATAGATATAATCGTCGCTCTAATGATTCCTTGGAAGAAACAATGAATTGATTCCATTGTTCTGTGAATTGGTTTTCCCTACTTATCTCTTCAGACTGAATCTTTTTGATTGGTTGTAACATCTTTTTTCCCCTATCTTGTGTTCTCATTAACAATGATACGTGATTGTCAATGATTTTATAGGGGTAGTTTTAAAAGAATTGGCTTTGTTAACTTGTCTTTTGATTTGCGCTCCAGACGCTTCGCTTTCCGTGGGTGTTTCGGCGAGCCTCCTCAGAGAAACGCGCCTGCGGGGTCTCCCTTTAACCATACTCCCACATTACATTGAATTGCATCTTGAATCCGCCCACGCACGAAGGAAAAGCGATAGCATTTTCGAGGAGTCTTCTCGCCTTCCGCTCCAATCAACAGATTATTCAATCAAAAATGTTCTTCAATACACCATAAAAATTAATAGCTAGACCGTTTCTCCGACGGATTTTGCAGAGGTATTTATATAAGACTTGTTGCCGATCGAAAAGAAAATAATGCTGCCGAGGGTTAATGTAGCTATGGTCCAAAACATGATCTGACCGTGAAAATGGCTTAACAGGTACCCTCCAACAATTGGTCCAAGGAAGTTTCCAATTTTCCTAAATTGTGCAGCACCAAAGTACGTTCCCCGAAGATGTTCTGGTGCAAGTTGGTCGATCATCATGCTATTGGATGGGAAAATTAAAATTTCACCGATGGTTAGTAAAACGATCGCCACAATAGCAGTAACCCAGCCATTCACGAAGCTAAAACAAAATAAACCCGATGCCATAAATATAGCTCCAATCACCATTACTTGCATTAATCTGAATTTCTCCGCAACATGACTAATCGGCATCTGCAGGAATACCACCATTACCGCATTAATGGTAAGAAGAATGGAAAAGATAACCACGCCATTCTCCACTGTACCTTCTAAGATTTGCGGAAGGTTGGAGTCCACTTGAACATATCCCATGTTGACTAGGATAATCCCAATAATTAAGTATCTTAAAGCCTTATCCGTTTTTACGATTCTAAAGGCTGTACCAAAAGATACATCCTTTTTATTATGAGTGACTTTTGGGATTACAAGTTTTTGTAGGAAGAAAACCAAAACGATTGCATATACCAAATAGATCGTCCCTGTTATGCCAAACGATAATTTCGCTGATGTAGTAGCTAAATACGCACCAATCAGTGGCCCCACGGATGCTCCGATGTTCATTGCTGTATAACGTAAGGAGTAGACCTTCATTCTCTTTTCCTTGTCAGTCACATCAGCCATTAAGGCTTGAGCGGTTGGTTCAAAGAAAGAATTGCTAAGCCCATTTAATGCATTTAAAAGAATAAACCACACTTGTCCAGTAGCAAGTGTAAACCCAAAATAAACTAGAGCTACCGTAAACAACGCAAAGAGCATGACAGGCTTTCTCCCAAACCGGTCGGATAAGTGGCCACCAATAAATCCCCCCACCGTACCCATTAAGGGACTCATTCCGACAGTTATGCCGATAATAATGGGTGAGAGATCCATGTGCCTTGATAAATAGATAGATAGAAAGGGCAATGTCATGAATGCAGAACCTCTTGATAAAACAGTCCCAACGGTTAATACCCACACAATCGGATGAAATTGACCCACGTAGTTTTTCACTGTTTTCATATGTAGTACCTCGCAAATTTTATGTAGCTTTTATTAGTAAACTATTTAATTGTAAAAATGTAAAGAATTTACCTTTTTTTCTAACAATTCATTTATATCAAAGGGACAGACCCCCAAGTATGGAGTCTGTCCCTTGCGTTCCTTAGGTCAGTTTGGATCATTATAATTTAACGCTCTTTCACTATCCCCATAACCTTTAGTGGTCGGGTCTTGAACCACACCCAATAAAGATAAAATGACAAACACTACATTCACAACTGTTAAAATCGAGCTTTGA
The window above is part of the Bacillus sp. SORGH_AS_0510 genome. Proteins encoded here:
- a CDS encoding spore germination protein, whose protein sequence is MLKKKQKKRQNDNYRQQEDPLKPEDLPLHREYKDNISRIKEEFGKSADIIIREFKIGTYKGALVYVDGLADSNAISDFILESFMESVLPLERIDIFQYVIDKAVALGSILTVENWNQVYDNLLSGNTVIFLEGHNQAVSAETKGWEKRAVSEPSTQLAIRGPKDSFTETLRTNTALIRRRIKSPNLWMESMKIGTVTQTDIAIMYIKGIANEKIIKEIKERLKRIDIDGIIASGYIEQLIEDQTWTTFPTTFHTERPDVVSSHLLEGRIAIVIDGTPFVLTAPAIFIQFFQAPDDYYSRFDISTGIRLLRILAFLIALVGPATYIAATTFHQEMIPTTMAIAIASQRENVPFPAFVEALIMEVTFEILREAGLRLPRAVGQAVSIVGALVIGQAAVQAGFVSPVMVIVVSITAIANFSTPIFAMAVAARLLRFVLMGLATILGFYGMMLGLMFMAIHLCSLRSFGVPYMMPIAPFSIRNQQDVFLRFPIWAFKNRPQFISQGNVVRTGENQKPSPPQPHEQQDQANKGEES
- a CDS encoding PAS domain S-box protein — protein: MQKQKLKLVLYYFIGSLIWIYGSNYLIEKFVPTSLIWIVERSKEVLYLLITGSFIYFFINKNNELNESREDQKRLSTLINSMVDFVNFKDGEGRWIEANDFGLQLFQLEHVDYRGKKDSELAEYSDFYADALRYCEISDEEAWENGEITRIEEVLPVPDGSTKTFDTIKVPLFNSDGSRQGLVIIGRDITERKKMARELVLSQQQYQSLFEYSPDIVYLMDIEGNITNLNPIFEKITGYKRERAIGRNSITLLPEKYRKYMKNFISSVVDEVKPVMYEVEVPHANGEMIILQCTSLPINIDGVITGIIGYGRDVTALRKTEERLRRTEKLSVVGELSASVAHEIRNPLTSLKGFVQLLQMEDNNYQNYYQIMLDELDRINHIVGELLLLAKPQALKITNADIHKLLNDVISLLSTEASMYNIRIQSHYPKEPLFIECEPNQLKQLFINIIKNAIEASPQGEVVSIGLEKIEDKILITVKDSGCGISKERLEKLGEPFYSSKEKGTGLGLTVSYKIVQSHKGTIHFDSQKNTGTTVSVLLPIEQ
- a CDS encoding MFS transporter encodes the protein MKTVKNYVGQFHPIVWVLTVGTVLSRGSAFMTLPFLSIYLSRHMDLSPIIIGITVGMSPLMGTVGGFIGGHLSDRFGRKPVMLFALFTVALVYFGFTLATGQVWFILLNALNGLSNSFFEPTAQALMADVTDKEKRMKVYSLRYTAMNIGASVGPLIGAYLATTSAKLSFGITGTIYLVYAIVLVFFLQKLVIPKVTHNKKDVSFGTAFRIVKTDKALRYLIIGIILVNMGYVQVDSNLPQILEGTVENGVVIFSILLTINAVMVVFLQMPISHVAEKFRLMQVMVIGAIFMASGLFCFSFVNGWVTAIVAIVLLTIGEILIFPSNSMMIDQLAPEHLRGTYFGAAQFRKIGNFLGPIVGGYLLSHFHGQIMFWTIATLTLGSIIFFSIGNKSYINTSAKSVGETV
- a CDS encoding YpzG family protein, giving the protein MSYRDHLDQHSELFHHTNTRPKRQKSQVNGETQLTQNAIILRSNAKAHRW
- a CDS encoding Ger(x)C family spore germination protein produces the protein MKKTLVSLIVICMIIPFLSGCWNQKELTDLAFVMAMGIDKGKHQRFDVSFQLVNPANISAGQTGGGQGLPIAVYRSSGDTITEAARNATKKVSRRLYYAHTNVVVISEAVAKESLLYVLDALDRDPEFRTTTELVIARGSKAEDIVTTLTILDRLPVTKITKQLKASEAMLGENSSYNIDDFLSGLLSKGKQPIANGYRLTGEKAMARKAENIQKTTTDAFLQADGLAVFNKGKLKGWINHEKARGIMWILDKVKSTDINVPWEGKKNALVIAPIRSKTKVSVRIVSEKPIIHVKIENEGWISEANTAVDLDNPEVIYKIEKLVEKEITKEIYASIKEAQKLKTDILGFGEKVHIANPKLWKKLQGNWDEEFANLQVKVHVDSYIRRQGIRTKPFWSNMQK
- a CDS encoding aldo/keto reductase family protein, whose translation is MEYRRLGNTGLKVSEISLGSWLTYGGYVEEQNAAASIDKAYDLGINFFDTANVYMRGEAEVVVGKALKKYVRDSYVLATKVFWPMGDGPNDRGLSRKHVIEQCNASLKRLNTDYVDIYYCHRFDPETPLEETLRAMDDLVRQGKVLYLGVSEWTAEQITEAVHLADKKLLDRIVVNQPQYSMLQRYIEKEVLPVSEKHGIGQVVWSPLAQGVLTGKYKKGEKAPAGSRAAQEKYNGLFGLLTDENLDKVELLKEVAADNNLTLANLALAWILRQENVASALVGASRPEQIEENVKASGVKLNVETLAWIEDILR
- a CDS encoding GNAT family N-acetyltransferase, giving the protein MYEAFTIRDANMSDLPIIVDIYNSTISGRMVTADLEPVSIESRIQWFHEHSPSFRPLWVVENQGTICGWVSFQSFYGRPAYNATAEVSIYIHQDFRGKKLGKYLIQKAIDACPSLGIKTLLGFIFGHNEPSIKLFNSFGFEKWAHLPNVAELDGMERDLIILGKRIN
- a CDS encoding GerAB/ArcD/ProY family transporter, with amino-acid sequence MEKAKIKASQLFVLIVLFEMGSAILVGLGAQAKQDAWITILFGLAGGLGLFLIYYRLFLYYQDLPLTSYVQKIAGKWIGKGIGFLYIIYFLYCASRVLRDFGELLTSTIYTNTPLIVINCLMIVTIIYAIHKGFEVIARVGELFFMVIYFMAVVGFMLVMFSGLIHLENLRPILENGFKPILKTFLGETLTFPFGEMVVFTMLLPYINDSKKVKLVCMGGMILSGINITITAIINIAALGTELFVRANFPLLTTISKIRIAEFIERLDVFFMLYLIVGGFFKITIFFYAGVAGTADIFKFDNLRVLSLPLGAFVLFASVTIASNYAEHIKEGLQIVPIFLHWPFQIIIPSMLLVIAFFRNRKKKTQQ
- a CDS encoding YpbS family protein; its protein translation is MSVHKAITEHVNKQNHKINQFLLLDQQRELYIDEALLLCKQGKEFTTDKINEVTNQINILAKQGIIPFRKLVTNEMVKEYALRS